The following proteins come from a genomic window of Pirellulales bacterium:
- the rph gene encoding ribonuclease PH, whose amino-acid sequence MRHDGRKNDELRPLKITRRFTRTAPGSVLFQAGGTTVLCTASVDPKVPEWMAGKGRGWLTAEYNMLPGSTSPRKKRERDGKTDGRTTEIQRLIGRSLRAIIDLDAIGERTVAVDCDVLEADGGTRTASITGAYIALVDALNSLPVEAGGGTAPKKILSASVAAVSVGIVEGQPLLDLDYSEDVDAAVDMNVVMTGDGRFIEVQGTGEEATFTEDELQTLLRLAKQGIEQLTTVQQAALL is encoded by the coding sequence ATGCGGCACGATGGTCGAAAAAACGACGAGCTTCGCCCGTTGAAAATTACTCGCCGGTTCACACGCACCGCGCCGGGCAGCGTATTGTTCCAGGCCGGAGGCACCACGGTGTTGTGTACGGCCTCGGTCGATCCTAAAGTGCCCGAGTGGATGGCCGGCAAAGGGCGCGGCTGGCTTACCGCGGAATACAACATGCTCCCGGGCAGCACCAGCCCAAGGAAAAAACGCGAACGTGACGGAAAGACGGATGGTCGCACCACCGAAATCCAACGCCTGATCGGCCGCAGCCTACGGGCCATTATCGATTTGGATGCCATCGGCGAACGAACCGTCGCCGTCGATTGCGATGTGCTGGAAGCCGATGGCGGCACACGCACCGCCAGCATCACGGGAGCCTACATCGCGCTGGTCGATGCGCTCAATTCTTTGCCAGTGGAAGCAGGCGGAGGCACTGCACCCAAAAAAATTCTCTCCGCCAGTGTGGCTGCTGTCAGTGTCGGCATAGTCGAAGGCCAACCGCTGCTCGATCTCGACTATTCCGAAGACGTTGACGCCGCCGTCGACATGAACGTGGTGATGACCGGCGACGGCCGCTTCATCGAAGTGCAAGGCACGGGCGAAGAAGCCACGTTCACCGAAGACGAATTGCAAACGCTGTTGCGGTTGGCCAAGCAGGGCATCGAACAGTTGACGACGGTTCAACAAGCCGCGCTCCTGTAG